The Streptomyces capitiformicae genome contains the following window.
CTCACTGAGCAAGACCTCAAGACCATGTCGCCCGAGGCGATCGACAAGGCCCACAAGGAGGGCCGGTTCGACGACCTGCTGGGCGGCGGCTGACCCATAGGGAGGGCCCACCGTGGCTATCACCAACTTCAAGCCGCAGATCTGGAGCGCCCGGCTCCTGGTCGCGTGGCGCAAGGCACTCGTCTACGGCGGGCCCATGGTGGTCAACCGGGACTACGAGGGCGACATCGCCGAGGCCGGTGACGTCGTCAAGATCACTTCCATCAGTGACCCGACGATCTCGGACTACGTGCCGAACTCGACGACGATCACGCCGGAGGAGCTGACCGACGCTCAGCGGAACCTGGTCATCGACCAGTCGAAGTACTGGGCGTTCAAGGTCGACGACGTCGACAAGCGGCAGGCCAAGGGCAACGTCATGCCGGAGGCCATGAGCCGGGCCGCGTACAAGCTGGCCGACACCGCCGACCAGTACGTCGCGGGCCTGTACACGGGCGTCGCTGCGGGCAACAACCTCGGCACCGTGCCGGTCGTCGCGGCCACGCCAGAGGACGCCTACGACGACGTCCTCGTCCCGCTCAAGGTGGTCCTCGACGAGGCGGACGTCCCGACCGTGGGCCGCTACTGCGTGGTCCCGGCCTGGTTCCACGGCCGTCTGCTGCGTGACGACCGGTTCGTCTCGGCGGACAAGGCCGGTACGACCGAGGGCCTGCGAAACGGCTTCGTGGGACGCGCGGCGGGTTTCGACATCATGATGTCGAACAACTGCCCGAACCCGACCGGTGACGACTACGTCGTCCAGGCCGGTGTCAACGCGGCGATCTCCTTCGCCGAGCAGATCAACAAGACCGAGGCATACCGCCCCGAGTCGTCGTTCTCGGACGCCGTGAAGGGCCTGGCCCTGTACGGGGCAAAGCTCGTGCGCCCCGACGGCATCGCCATCGCCACCGCCTCCCAGACCTGATCAGGAAGGAGACCAAGCCATGCCGCGTACCGCCATCGCGTACCGCAACCTGGTCGCCAACAGCTCCCTCAACGGCGCCACCGGTCCGACGACCGTGGACGCCACGCTCGTCACCAACGGCGTCGTTATCAACGATGCCGTGCCCGAGTACACGCTCATCCGCACGACCCACACCGACGCGGCCGCGCACGACCTCATCGTCCGTGCCGGCGACAACCCGCCCGCCCTCGCCGCAGGGCAGGGCGACCTCACGGTCGAGGTCGCGGCCACGTCGGGCGTGCGCTACTTCGGGCCGTTCGAGTCGGGCCGGTTCCTGCAGTCGGACGGCACCATGCAGATCGACTTCGAGACCGGCTATGCCGGGACGATCGACATCCTGCGCATCCCGCGGAGCGTGTGATGACTGCACAGCTTCCCGACGACGTCACCGAAGAGGAACTGGCCGCCGCGCTGCGGCTCGTGCGCCGCCGCCAGACCGCCCATGCGCGGCCGCCGGTGAAGGACGAGGGCACCGTCTTTATCCGGGGTGAGGGCGGTGCCGTCTTCGAGGTGACGCCGTCGAAGATGACCCCGGACATGAAGCGCCGCCTCATGCTGGGCTACCTGCGGCAGGTCAACGCGGACGGCTCCCCGCTGAGGGAGTCGGCCCCGGCTGCGCCCGCCGCACCGGCAGGCGGCAGCGCGCTGACCCAGGGCCAGGTGCCCAGGCCCGCGAAGTCCGCGCCGAAGAAGGACTGGGTGCTGTACGGCGTGGCCGTTCTCGGCCTGGACGCCGAGGTCGCTGAGGGCATGACCCGGCAGGAGCTCATCGACCTCCCGGCCGACCACGCCCAGCACCCCGGCCCGACGCCCGGCGCCGCCGCGAGCGCAACGCCAGCCGCCAGCCGCCCGGACGAGGACGCCCCGAAGGCGGCATGGGTCGACCACATCGTCAAGCAGGGGCTGCTGTCCCGGGAGGACGCCGAGGCGTACACCAAGGACGACCTGATCGCCATGGTCTCCTGACCGGAAGGGAGGCTGGCTGTGGCGCTTGCTGCTCTGGCGGCCCTCGCCGACCTCATGGCCCGCGGCCTGACTGTCGAGGCCGGCCAGGAGACCACCGTCGCCACGACGTACCTCGACGTCGCCTCGACCGCGGTCCGGGAGGCGGCCGGGGTGCCGATCTCCCAGACCACTTCCACCGTGCTGCTGGAAGGGCCGCCGTCTGAGTGGCTGACCCTGCCGGGGCTGCCGATCCTGTCGGTGGCCACGGTGGAGATCGATGGGGAGGCGGTCACCGACTGGCGGCTTCGCTCGCACCGGCTGTGGCGCTCCTGCGGCTGGTCGCCTGGCTGCGGTCCGTCGGAGGTCGAGGTGGTCCAGACGCACGGCTTGAACCCGGTGCCCTCGGACATCTCGACCTGGTGTGCCGGATCACGGCAACCGCGCTGGCCGACTACCGGGCCGACCCCGACGGCGCGGGCCTGACGGCCGTGGACATCCGCTCCGAGCGGATCGGCGACTACTCCGTCACCTACGGGGACTCCGGGCTGATCACCACGATGGAGCTTCCGGACTACCTGCGCGAGCGGCTGGCCGCACGGTTCGGCGGGGGCGCGGCGCTGGTGAGGTCGCGGTGAGGGGCCGCGGCAACATTGGCCGCTACCTCAACCGGCAGTTGTCCGTGTACCGGATGCAGACCACAGACGACGGCTACGGCGGGCAGGAGACGGCGCTCGTCGCGGTCGGCACGGTACGGGCGAAGGTCGACCAGCCCTCCCCGACCGAGCGGATGGTCGCCGCACAGACCAACTCCCGGCACTCGCACGACATCTACCTGCTGCCCACCGCGGATGTCCGCCGCGGCGACGAGCTGCGCGGCACCGACGCCCTCGGACACGACCAGGTGTTCCTGGTGCAGTCGGTCGTTCAGCCCTCCACACCCGTTTACACGAAGGCTCTCGTCGAGCTGACCCAAGCAGAAGGAGAACCCGATGGCTGACCTCAACCTCGTCAGCGTCCCGGTGGCCACCGGCATCGCCGACGTCGCCGCCCAGGCAGTGGCGGCCGCCTCGGGCGGCGACACCGCCCAGGTCGGGCCGGGCCGATTCCTGTACATCAACAACGCGGACGCCTCGTCGAAGACCGTGACCGTCGTGGCTCCGGGCACCGTGAAGGGGCTCGCGGTCGCGGACGCCTCGGTCGTGGTGGCCGCCGGAGACCACGCGATCATCCCGCTGAACAACGTCTACCGCGGCGTCACCGGCCGCGCGTCGATCACCTACAGCGCGGTCACCTCGGTGACGGTGGCCGCGTTCGAGCTGGATTCCTGACCCGTGGCCGGGCGCCGAAGGGCACGCGTGGAGATCGTCGGCCTGGACCGGCTGCAGCGGCGCCTGGCCGAGGTGGTGCCGCAGCTGAAGGAGGCCGCGCAGGCGGCCGTTCAGGACGCGGGCAAGACGCTGAAGGCCGACGTGGCACGAGGCGTCCGCAAGGACACGCAGAACCTGCAGAACAGTGTCGAGGACACCTACGACCGCGACGGGCTGCGCACGTCGGTGGGCTGGCGCGACCAGGACGACCTGTACGCCGTGTTCCACGAACGCGGCACCCGCCGCATGCCCGCGAACCCCACGCTGATCCCGGCACTGGCCCGTGAGGGCCCGCAGTTGGTGGCCAAGCTGCGGGACGAAGTGAGGAGGCAGCTGCGGTGAGTATGCCCGTCTCCGATTCCGCCCTGCTGCCGCTGCAGGCGGCCGTCCTCACCACCCTGAAGGCGGACACACAGCTACGCGGCCTGGTCCAGGGCGTCTTCGACTGGGTCGCGGAGGACCAGGCCTATCCGTACATCGTCCTCGGCGAGGCCATCGAGACACCCGACAACGCCAACGACAGCCACGGCTCCAACACGGTGATCACGCTGCATGTGTGGTCGCAGTACCGCGGCTACGCGCAGGCCCTCAGGATCGCCGCCCGGGTGCGGGCGCTGCTCGAGCACCGGCCGCTGACGATCGCCGGGCACCGGCACGTGGCCACCTACTACGTGTCCCAGCAGACGCTCACCGATCCCGAACCACCGGGCGATATCCGGCACGTACCCATCTCGTTCCGGGTCCTGACCCAGGTCAGCCCCTAACCACCAGCATCAGGAAGGAAGTGACCCGCCATGGCCGGTGAGGACGCAACCGGGACCCAGCTCAAGCGCGACAGCAACGGCGCCGGAGTGTTCGTGACGATCGCGAGCGTCGAGGATCTGTCGGGGCCCTCCCGTACCCGCAACATGATCGACGTGTCCGCGCACGACTCCCCGGACAACTACCGGGAGTTCGTCAAGGGCATGAAGGACGGCGGCGAGGTCACCGCCACGATCAACTACCAGCCCGGTGAGACCACCCACCAGGCCCTCGACGCCGACTTCGAAGAGGACGAGCTGCGCGACTACCAGCTCGTGCTGCTGCCCGGGGACGCGGACGAGCACACCTGGGACTTCACCGCAGGCATCTCGGACATCAGCGATGAGTTCCCCCTCGACGACAAGATGGCCCGGGAAGTCACCTTCAAGATCAGTGGTAAGCCGACGCTGACCCCGACCGGCTGACGAAGCAGACAAGGAGCAGCCCCGTGGGCAGCATCAAGGAAGCCATCCGGTCCGCGCAGGACATCGGCCGCCAGGAGGACGTGGACATCCCCGAGTGGGGCATCACCGTCGACGTGTGGGGCCTGCCCTCGGGGGACTGGGAGGCCTACCAGAACAAGCTGAACAAGCTCCGTTTCTCCGAGGGCAAGGGCGGAGCCGAGATGAACGTCCGCTCCAACCGGGCGGAGATCATCGCCAAGTCCCTGCGGGAGCCGGGCACGGACAAGCTCGTGTTCACCGACCTGGCCGAGGGGATCTCGATCCTGTCCAAGAAGAACCAGGGCACGGTCGACGGCCTGTTCAAGCTGATCCGCCATCTGTCGGGTGAGGACCGGGACTTCGAGCAGAAGGTGAAGGACGCGGAGGGAAACTCCGCCGACGGCCAGAGCTGAAGCTCCTGCTCGATCTGGCCGTCGCCTTCCACATCCCGCCGGACGAGGTCATGGACCGCTTCTCCGAAGAGTCCATGATCCTCCTGGTCGCGTACCAGAACCTGTACGGGCCCATCACCCCGAACCGGCTGGACATCACCCTCGCCCGCCTGGGCATGGACGTGGTCGCCCCGCACATGAAACGCGGCAGGCGGCCC
Protein-coding sequences here:
- a CDS encoding phage tail tube protein, which encodes MAGEDATGTQLKRDSNGAGVFVTIASVEDLSGPSRTRNMIDVSAHDSPDNYREFVKGMKDGGEVTATINYQPGETTHQALDADFEEDELRDYQLVLLPGDADEHTWDFTAGISDISDEFPLDDKMAREVTFKISGKPTLTPTG
- a CDS encoding phage major capsid protein, producing MAITNFKPQIWSARLLVAWRKALVYGGPMVVNRDYEGDIAEAGDVVKITSISDPTISDYVPNSTTITPEELTDAQRNLVIDQSKYWAFKVDDVDKRQAKGNVMPEAMSRAAYKLADTADQYVAGLYTGVAAGNNLGTVPVVAATPEDAYDDVLVPLKVVLDEADVPTVGRYCVVPAWFHGRLLRDDRFVSADKAGTTEGLRNGFVGRAAGFDIMMSNNCPNPTGDDYVVQAGVNAAISFAEQINKTEAYRPESSFSDAVKGLALYGAKLVRPDGIAIATASQT
- a CDS encoding head-tail adaptor protein, which codes for MRGRGNIGRYLNRQLSVYRMQTTDDGYGGQETALVAVGTVRAKVDQPSPTERMVAAQTNSRHSHDIYLLPTADVRRGDELRGTDALGHDQVFLVQSVVQPSTPVYTKALVELTQAEGEPDG
- a CDS encoding DUF3168 domain-containing protein, producing the protein MPVSDSALLPLQAAVLTTLKADTQLRGLVQGVFDWVAEDQAYPYIVLGEAIETPDNANDSHGSNTVITLHVWSQYRGYAQALRIAARVRALLEHRPLTIAGHRHVATYYVSQQTLTDPEPPGDIRHVPISFRVLTQVSP
- a CDS encoding HK97-gp10 family putative phage morphogenesis protein encodes the protein MAGRRRARVEIVGLDRLQRRLAEVVPQLKEAAQAAVQDAGKTLKADVARGVRKDTQNLQNSVEDTYDRDGLRTSVGWRDQDDLYAVFHERGTRRMPANPTLIPALAREGPQLVAKLRDEVRRQLR